tacaacattaacaatgtctacactgtatttctgatcaatttgatgttattttaatggacaaaaaaattagcttttctttcaaaaacaaggacatttctaagtgaccccaaacttttgaacggtggtgtgtGTTTAAATTGAAACAGGGTTATCGTGTGGAACCCACCTCAATTTGATGTCTTAATGAATGGTATTGAAAAAAAACTGTCAAGTATATTTCTAAGGTTTATACATTGTTGTTAGATCATATGCTCGTAGGCACAGATGTTACTAGATTGAAATGGGAACAAGATGTACAGGTTGAAATAAGCAGAGAAGAATGGCGTTATATCTGTTTGAAAGCACACACAATGTTCCTACAACCTCAGACACAAAGCTCCAGAaaaacttcacaaaatggatgctGAAATGTCTTTCCCTTGTTGGCGCTGTAAGAGGCAAATGGGTACTTTTTATCACATGTTTTGGTTAGCAAGCACATGCAATCTTATTTCAATGTTTTGGGAATCAGTAATCAACacaatttcaaaatgtttacagaTTTCTATCCCTCTCATGCCCAGCTTGTGTTTGTTTGGGACTAACGAACCAGATCCATGGAACAAGAatcagaaaaaatatatattgatctGTCTGTGCTCGTGGCAAAGAAATCCATAACATTACTTGAAATCAGATATTCCTCCTACTTTAGCACACTGGCTAAATAAAATATCTAGCTACATCCGTTTGGACAAGATTTTCTATAACCACATATATGGCCAGTATATACACAAAACAAGAAGACGGAGCTTGCGTGTTACATGTAAATACACAAATACATAGTATGACATTGTTCTGTCGTCTAGATTGACAGATATCCAGGCTTTACATGGACTTTGACAGGTGCTCTGTCCATCCTCAGCAGTTCTCTATTTTAGTTGAGGTGTGACCGTGAGCTAAGGGGGTTTTAAtcaataaggggggggggggggggggggggcatggtgAGAGGGTGGTGGGAGAGCTAGGCACAGGGTCAGAGATGTTCATTGGTACGTGAGGATCTGTGGGAGTGGGGTGGAGAGCCTGAATCACAAGTGGGTCAGTGAGCTGTTggacaccacacaaacacatgacCACTTGTCAGCACCCACACACTCTCCACTTGAGTTGAGCTCTCTTTTcacacagtatgtgtgtgtgtgtgtgtgtgtgtgtgtgtgtgtgtgtgtgtgtgtgtgtgtgtgtgtgtgtgtgtgtgtgtttacaaagACCATTGCATAAGTGGATTTCAAGCGATAGTTTATTTCGTTTAGCAGAACTGATTACTGCCAACACCAAGGCATATTGTTCACCATTTATCGTCCTTGCATTATAAGTTGTCAATGAGAAGAAGTCTTCATTTCCATATTTATACATTTACACAATGCCTCCTGATAACTTGGAAAAAATAAGCACCGACGCCAATTGATGTGGAACGCAATAGCCTAACTGTCATTAGCCTTATCCTGCACTGATTTATTTCCCCTTATGGACCAGagcaacacacaaatacacaggaAATAATGGTAATAACTAGTCAAACAATCAACAGTtgtaaaatataactttttttaaaGGCAAAGCTGAACTACGTGCTCATATCTGTTGTAGCCAAATTAAACAAGATTCAAGGAAACAAATGAAAGTAGTTTTGACAGAAAAATAAACGTTTTTAACCTAAGAGTCACTATTCTCTTACCCAGTTTCCTAAGTGGGTCCTGCGCCTTGGGTTGGGATTCCATTGCCTTGGGTTCATGGTGCACGGCAGTAGGAGGTTTCTTGCTCCTGCCCAACATGATGCAAGTTCCAATGCCGTCCTCGTTGTACTTTCCTGCCTGTGGCTCTCTTGACTGATATTAAAAAGTCAGAAGTATGTATTGGGGGAGCGCAAATTCCCAGTGCAGGTGCCGTTTTTGAACTCTTCCGCAAATCTTGAGTTGTGTTTCTCCGTTGCGTCACCAGGATAGCGCGCTACATTAATTCATTCCCTTTCCATGTGAAGTCCCTCCCAGCATGATTTAATAGCAGTGCGTAATCTGAGTCCAGCTAAGGGCGCAGAAACTATTAAACTATACCCACTGACACAAACCACTTGTACCCACAGTCACATGTCCATATAGTCTGCCTGGCTATAGCCTTTATTTTATCATTGCAGCCTATCAGGGGCATTGTGGTCATGGCCAAAAGAAAGTTTAACAATCTCACTGATCTATTTCATAGGTGGGGTCTATTTTTTTTACCAATGAGTCACTATTCTCTTACCCAGCTACCTAAATCGGTCCTGCGACTTGGGTTGGGATTCCACTGCCTTGGGTTCATGGTGCACGGCAGTAGGTTTCTTGCTCCTGCCCAACATGATGCAAGTTCCAATGCCGTCCTCGTTGTAGTTTCCTGTCTGTGGCTCTCTTGGCTGATATGAAAAAGTCAGGGGTGTGTGTATTGGTGGAGCGCAAATTTCCAGTGCAGGTGCCGTTTTTTTTAACTCTTCCGCAAGTTGTCAGTTTTGTGTTTCTCAGTTGCGTCACCAGGCGAGCGCTCTACAGTAATTAATACCCATGTGAAGTCCCTCTCAACGCGATTGACACAAATCAAATCATTAATTGTACccacaatcacacagacacatgtctactTTCTTTTAACATAGAAAGTATCAGGGGCAATGTGGACAAATGAAAGTTTCACAATCTCACTGACCTATTTCATAGGCAGGGTCTATTATGGTGATATTTGAATCGATCTAATAGCCTAGCCTATACTTCACGATTCATTAAGAATTGCAATTAATCCTATATCCTACAATCTGCATTTATTTCGTGTTCTTTAGCACAGTTCCTCAGTCCAAAATCACGGGTGGCATAAAGCAGTGTTTCGCACTCCAAACACAGGCTAGTCACACTAGTTGATGCGTCcatccactgacacacacagcgcCACCCACCTGCAGCCAACGTTCGAAGTCTTATCACTGGGCGCCACCTAGCGGTTATATGTGGTTGTACAAATCTGTTCTCGCAACCCCattgtgggtgggtggggtgtaGGCAGGAAATACTAAAGTATGAGAGCCGCGGTCTTGAGAATAATGTATAATCTGGCTATTGCTTTATTACAACCAAATGCAGTTAAATAATTAAAGCAAAGTGCCAAAGTGCACAAACCTTGAATATGAATAACATTGAATATGCCTCCAACACAATGATTAAACCGTTTCGTAATATCGCAGAGAATGCAAGTAGCCTGGCCTACTTCTGAAGACAAAGCTATTTCTATAGCCTATCCTGCTATTCTCTTCAAAGCCAGGCTGCAGTGGTGATAAACATGATCAAATAGCTCTGGGCCCAAGTTATGATTTATTACTTCTTCTACATCCATATATTATTAACATACAAAGTCAATTTGTGCAAAGAGAAATGCTTTTGAAGGGCACTCCACTTAATAGGTGCTATATGTCATTGTAAGTAAACCGGGGGGAATACTAACTGTGGATTAGATTAATAGGTCTTGGTCTACGATACTGCAGTGGCAAACCCGTGGGGTTGGGACTTAATTAGGATTCGATAAGGGTATAAAGAGGATAATTAGGAGGAGCGAGCTCAGCTGTAGGTTCAAGGCCTAGGGGAGAGAGGCATGTTTCACAGGCCATTTACAGACCTATACCTACAGCATAAGtgccttcactctctctctctcacagaacGGCACTGGGTCTCTTAATAACCTGATCCAAAggcatccattttagaacaacCATTCAGGCTCTGTAAGCTTTGATGTGTAATATCAAAACAGAGACAAAAGGATAGAACAATATAATGCAGATCCATATATTTATCTAAATACAGTATATGGCTCTGATATGTTATGGGAAAGTCCCAAATGTCTATAGAATAGATATTTTGACCCATTCTCAATTGTACCCAGCCATGTTGCAGTATATATAGGGTGAGAGATTAACTCATGTCCAATAATCCTCTCAGAGGCTCTGATCCAGGAGCTGCTGTGCTCCTGCCCAGGCATATAGAGCTTCCACCGAACGCCACTGCCTCTGTCAACACCCACAACCCCATTTGGCAAACCTTATCCTCCCTCCTGGTCCCCCCAGCAATCACTCCCCTTTCAGTAAACAATGGGGAATATGACTGCCGATAGATACACAGGTTTGGCTGGTATCTGTCAACTGCCAAAAAGTTTGCCTTGGACTGAAGAacgtctgagtgtgtgtgtgtgcgtggtacATTTTTGTATTTGTGAGCTTGCTAACAAATGTAGAAATGTATTTAGCACAACTTTACAAAGGCTTATTTGCTGTATATTAGTCTCTTTAATTCTGATAGTTATAGCTCGCAAGCACCTCACACCAAACCAAACTAAGACTACtaacccttatttaaccaggtaggttgaCACCTTACAGGAATAGCGCCTCAGAGAAAGTGCCTCCTCGTTTGGGCCTATACATTCGGGCATAGCCTACTCTTTCGTCAATTGCTCCAAGAAAAATGAAGATGAAAGGACCAAGAAAAAAAGAGGACAGAAGGGAGAGATGCTTATTAAGAGAAACCAATGGAGCAAAAATAATAGAGATGAAAGAGAGGACAAAAGAGAGAGCAAGGGGGTGTGAGAGGGGGAATGATTGAAGATGACAATTTAGGAGAAAATCAGGATAAGAGTGTATGTGATGGAAAGAAAGGTCTATGGTATGAGGGGGAGGGGATGTCTACCCACTGAAAAGTAGGCTTACATGCATATAGCCTACAGCAGCCATCACACACCATGTAGGCACCATGTGAAATGCCACTGAGATGTGCACTCTCCATGTGGGAGGAATCTCTTGCCTGCAGAGAATAAGGACATTGCATATCAGTAAAAATATACAGACACTGTCATTTCTGTTGTCTTGTGTGCCTACTTTTGGTGGGATTTGCAAATAATGCATTACACTGTGTATTTGTTATGCAAAAATatactgtttgaagaggtaaTTACTAAATTATGACAGTTTGACGTTATCTATGCTGCTTACATTAATGCAGAGATATAATTAGGTAATTTAACAGACTAGCTATTTCAACCACAGTAAAAAGACCTAACCACCAGCTATCATAGCTAGTAGCTACATGCCACTAACTGTCTAGCAAATCAACGCTAGCTCAACATTTAGTTTGATTGCATGTTTTGAACGTTAAGATGCCATATTACAATACTATGTTTCCACCGATACTCCCACTTTAGCGCATGATGTTTTCTTAGTTAGAACCCCTTTGTGGTAACATCCATGAAAATAAGGCTTGACTAGCTAGTTATTATTTGGCAAGATTCTCCAACTGGTCCTGGTACCTAGCTAGTGGACGAGCTAGCTCACATGCTAATTTATGATTTCCACCAGCTTGTAATGAGAAGCGTATATTTTATAATATGCTAATTTATACAACGATTATCAATGCGTTTGCCAATACCATACAATATTTGGTTCTAAAGTTTTATATTTCACTGCACATGCATGATATGTGACGCTAGATAGCacattagctagccagctaacctaGCTAGTAACTAGCCAGCTCAGTCGGCAAGCCTTTAGGTCGTTTTTAATATAGAAAAGGGGTCAGAGAGGCACGTTTAATCAACTGGTAACTCAACCGTCGACAATAAGCTTAACTCTCAAATGTGGGCAATTGTGTTATGTTAACATTTCACCATCGTTTGTTGTTCCGTTCTATTGAGCCTAATATGCTACTGGCTAGCTAGCTCTCGATAAATAAAATGTAGTTTATTTAGCATCGTTCTACACTCTTATCCTTGCGCATTAGTGGGAGGCGAGGGAAATATCGCTCCGCACCAGAGatacaacaaaaataataatcaaGAAAAACCTTCCACTATTTGAAACCACATAAAATAATTGTATAATTGTTAACGCCTTAACAAAACGAACATAGTGTGTAGACGATAGTTAATCGTTATTCTACACGGTCCGTAAAAAAGGACTAGTTTGTTCAGGATGACGGTCTCATTATCGTTAGAAAGAAAGGATTGTCTCAATGATTGGGGGAGTGATCCTGAGCCCCCCAAAAAATCCGAAATAGATCAAAGCCACGACAAACTCATATGTCACCATTACCTAGTAGTATACAATATGAGTGGGATATGGTTTAATGAAGATTAATCCACAGACTCTTCAATACGTTCACTAATTCCCCCCTCTATGTATACATGGTAGCGTCTGAAATAATGCCCCGGACTGCTCTCCCCACGAGACCAATGTGCACTTGATTGACTCTCAGGATAACCAATAAAAATATGATTTAAGCTTAGCAACAGCGAATATGCCATTTTGTCCAATAGCAGCAATGAGAGGGTGTTCCTATATCCTAAAATCTGATTGGCTTAAATGTTCAAAAAATGTCCTAGAATTGTGGGTTAGGTAGTTTGGCATGGACGGTCTGGCTAGTAATTTACCTACATTGGAACTACATATCCCACAAAACAAGTAGAGTCAAGAAAAGCAGCATGCGCACTTGGCAGTGGTAGAGGTGATATAAAGCCGCGAACTCCTTCTGTAGTAGCATACTGGACAGTCACTGTTGTGGAGATGAAATACGAGCTTGAGAAGGACTACGAGTGCTAGCGGCACCGAAATAGTTAACGttagttcgctagctagctacagtagctctgACGAATCATTCGCGAAGTAACAAGTGTTACCATTCATAACTTTGTTTTTAAGAGTAGCGATAGTGAACGTTTCGAAAGTTAGCTGAACATTTATTGTCAAGTAAATGTTACTCATATTAAGACATAGAAACAGTATACTTAGCAAAAGTtatcaaaaaatattttaaataacATTTAGCTTAATTCGCACAGAGACAACGGTTGACATGTTGTAAGGCGAACAGCCCACCCGCATACACCAGGATGACAGAACCGAGCATTGAGAAGACCCATCACCTGAAAACTTCAGATACCCCATCAGGTGGGAGAGAAAGAGTTGTGGAGCATCCCCAAACCAATGAGAGACGTGGACTGGAGACTGACGGTAGGGGGCGATATGGAGATAAACAGCAGCAGTCAGAGAGCGAAGGCGGGGTTATCCCTTCAGACAAGTTGTGGCAAATGCAAGGCGGACAGAGGGAGGTGTGCCCTAGATTCGTTGCCGGAAATGCACTTCCTAAGTGCCCAGCAGCAACACAGCCTTGCCAGGAAACAGGAGCAGATGCAGCCGGGGAAGGTGGCCTCGTAGCCCACGGAAATAGTGGAGATGGACCGCACGAGGAGACCCTGAGTCAAGTGCAAGGCGAGTGTGGGAAAAGAAGCGACTCTGGCTCTCTGGGCGCCGGGGCAGCTGTAGATGCGCGCCAGGGCAAGAAGAAACACAGGCGTCGACCATCCAAAAAGAAGCGTCAATGGAAGCCCTATTTTAAACTGTCTTGGGAAGAAAAGAAAAAGCTTgacgagcgagagacagaacgagCGTCCCGAGTGAGAGCAGAAATGTTCGCGAAGGGGTTGCCCGTTGCCCCCTACAATACAACGCAGTTCCTTATGGATGAACACGACCGAGAGGAACCGGATCTGAATACCGAAAGTGGGCCCCGACGTCAGTTGGGGACTGGTGCTCGCCCAGAGGACACCGCAAGTGAGGATGACCTATTCGAtgtcgaggaggaggaggactatGGCAGCGGTGGTGGCAGCGACGGCATCGGGAGGCCTGGAAACGCCGGTGGTGAGTTTCTTCAGAGAGACTTTTCTGAGACCTACGAGAAATACCACATCGAAAGTCTTCAAAACATGTCTAAGCAAGAACTGGTTCAAGAATACCTGGAGCTGGAAAAGTGTATGTCCCGCCTGGAGGAAGAGAACACCCGGTTGCGACGCGCAGCCAACCCGAACATCACAAATGATAGCCAGGTGCCCCAGTCGGATTCGGCGCGGATCAGAGAATTGGAGGGTGAATTGGAGAGACTGAGGGCGCAGAACAGTGAGCAGCGTCCGCATAACCAGCAGAGCAAGGAGCGGGAGCAGATAGTCACATTAGGTGACTAGAAATGGATAGAACCAGGTAAAATGTGGAGACTGAACTGGACTTTAACAAATTGTCAGCAGTTTTATGAAATCGGTTCAGTGACAGTCTGTAAAATTGCTTTGCAATACTTTATCTTTTGTTTTCTATTTGGACTGTAAAGGCGCCTGTTTAAACTTTTTCAATAAGTAATGTATATATTTAAAATTATTTTCTTTTTTATAAAGagaatgtatttggaaatacgtTTTTGTTTCCCTGGTATGCATGCATTAAAGTACTCTATCCCACAATTTAAGTGAGCAGGACATGTTTGTCTAAATTTAACATTTGTCAAACAATGCTTATTTTGAGAATTTCAAATAACTTTCCACAATTAAATGTGTAGATTAAAATGTGCACAAacattatttagttttttttttgtagGGGGTAAATAAAGATTTTTGCCTGATATCAACAAAAGTGTTTGGCTATTATCTGCAAGCCATTTTACAGCGATCTACTTAGATCATTTTCTTTCCACTATTTAGGCAGATGTAAAGTGATGGGATATGCTCAATAGCCTAGTTTTTCAGATTCATTCAGATGTGTCCATACTATCCTACTCTATTCTTAGATTAGCCACTACCAAATCAGGTAAGTTGTGACCGCTTCACTCATGACTGATGGCCACTGTAGAGATCATATGCAGGTTGCATAATGTAACCCTTGATAAATAAAATAGAATCTACAGTAGGCTGTACATAGACATATGCAGGGTTACAAAAAACTAACTGCAATCAGATTAGAGATACTTTTTCAAAAGTAGACACCTACTTGATTTAAATAAAGGATGTttgtgaaaacatatttttttgttttctcaatgacattcaattcagcattggaAAAAGGATGCGAGTtaaagtttgttccacctgagtgagtctgaccacaagtcagagaccattATGATGATCACACCAAATGCGTCCGACAGCTCCTTTTAGTCTTATTCTAATTGAggggaaagtaatcagattaagTTACTAAATTTGGGAAATCCAAAAATTACGTTGATTACAATGTTGGCCAGGTAACTAGCaatagattacatttagaaagtatttttatttaactaggcaagtccgttaagaacaaattcttatttacaatcacggcctaccccggaggacgctgggccaattgtgtgccgctcaatgggattcccaatcatgaccagttgtgatacagcctggaatcgaaccagggaccgtACCCAACCCTGGATATatgtctctagctgtagctgaTGGTTTTGTGAGGTGTCACGACTTGACATGATATCCCTACCAAAGCTATGTTGTACTCCAAAGCTCCTTAGGTCACCTCTTGACCTGTCTCAGTGGTATGGGAAATGGACCTAATGTAGTAGGCTAAATCTCATTGAGCAGCTGACTCCAACTTGCTAAAATAGTCTTTCTAAACAAGGCAAGGGTCCTGTTAAGAGTTTCATTGCCCTACTTCCATGGTATAATTTCGGGTATGGAATTTATTGGAACAAGGGTGACCAATGAATGTCAGGGGGGAACTCTATTCACTTTTTCATTACTGTCATTACATTTTGCAACTAGTCATAAAAATAGATTGAATTCAATGTGAATGTTAAGCATTCATACTGTTCTTATGGAATAGTATACAGCTAAATAGTGTGAAAAGAGGGATAGTTCACACAAATTACATAGGCTTTCCTACCCTGTAagtagtctatggacaaggtatgacataAATCAATGCTTTGTTTACCTGTCTACTGTTTCCAAActtttgtggcacaaatccaatgcaagtcaatgaTATTAGCATATTTTGttcttcatgtccaaatcattcTAAAGTATTCAACATTGAGTGTTGCTCAATTAAGTTACTTATTACGTATTTAACAGTGGCCAGTTGAAACAAACCAATGCATGGATTTCTaccataccttgtccatagattTATATGGTAAGGAAACCTATATGTAATtctgtaatttgggtgaactatccctttaaagagAAGAAAGCTAATAATGAAAAATAGATAAGCTACGCTGACCCATTTAGCCTGGTTCCAGACTCAGATATGTGGTCAACATTGACACAAAGTTGCAAATAAACTTGTGTCAATATATTTATTCCAAAATGATACATCTTATGCAAGTTTAAACTATGATTAAATACCAAGATTGCAGTGATAAATTGTTCTAGGATTAAGAAATGATTTAACTCGAGCGTTTCTCGTGGCGTACTTGGAATCCACGGATTTTCCTGAGCTCCTCTTTCGACGTTGTCTTGATCCCAATGTCTCAAGTTCATACTGGCAGCCATTTGGCTGCAGCTAAGCATTTTGATTTCAGTGAGGGCTACACGATAATAAGGAGTAGGACGTTTATTTCCTTTTCATGCTTAGTTTCCAACCGTATGCATTTGAAAAATATAGCAGTGGTTCAAAGTGCGCTGTGGGCAGAGCACATGAAATCGCTTAACCAGCTAGAGCAGTTGGTTATTAGATCGCTAACGTCCCTGTTTAAAATGCAGGTTAGGTAACTAGCTATATGGCTGGTCAAAATATGCATTTATTTATCAAGCTAGGCCAGCTAGCAAGCTAACGATTTCCTTGTTTTTAGCAGGAATTTGCTAACTTGTTAGATAGCTAGGTTTTGCGCAGATTTAAACACTTAAATTTCCCAAATCAAACGTGGTTTACCGACATACATACACAACCAAATGTATGCAAGACTTTAGGAATCTTAATTGATTGTAGTGATATAATTTGCACCAATTTCTAGTTGTCAGGTCCTCCCTGGGTGCAGGCAAAACGCATGTAGGGAAGTGTGGCGCAATATTGAGTGCTCTACAGCAGAATAGTTATGGGTAATGTAGTTCCAAAATTAATCTGTGAATTACGCTGCTagagggataaaaaaaaaaaagtacagtatttttttattgtggTGCAGGATGCGTTGGGTGGATGCCAATCAGTGGTGTCACAAACCTGGTTCTTCACAAACCTGTGAATGAATCTTGTTCATGTGGATTGACATCCTACCCCATTTCAATGACATATCTGAAACTTTTGCCTAGAATGAAGCATGTCAGCATTGACAACAGAATACCATTGACATTAAACATTCACAAAACTTTCAAGCAACTGAAAGAAATTCTATTTTTAAAACGTAATTCTGTTTATTTACATCATATAACCTTGCTTTGAAGGAAAAAAAGCCATCGAATAAAATGGTTCCAGGTGGATAACCTTTTCGTCAGTCCATTTTCTTATAAGATTGTTTACTCAAAGCAATTCAAAATGTACTTTACACAATACAATATGTTTACATATCAAGACAATATGTACAAAATATTATCAGACATAATAACAAACATAAGATATGTCACATTTCAAGAGACGGACACCTAAACACACATTGAGTGTTGTCAGAATGTTCTACAATTTTTGTATTTATCTTTTCAATGAAGGCATGAGCAGTTTGGATCAGCTCTGTTAAGCTCAGCTGTATGTCTCCTACAGTTTACATTTATACAGTTAGTTCACCAAACAAAATCTAATGCAAATGAGTTGATACTATATTCCCATGTTTTAGGCATTGGTTACCCTTACTTAGAGCTTGTTATGTATACCGTACAAAACACTGTCCACATGAAATAACCTCTGTGTACGAGAAAAGCAGGGGAGCGCAGTATACTTTCCCTCGCCTTCGCAGCATCAGGTATTCTGCTGTTTGTTAGTGCTCGTTAGATGCAAACAGACTGCATAGACAAGTCCTTGGCCAGACACAGTGTTGCTCTTAATGACCTCCCAGAGAGGCTGCCCGTGTACACGTCTTTGGGTCGGCGGCTAAGATGTAAGCACAGCAACGAGAAGATAATGGATTCAGTCTGGCTTATAACTAGATGTGAAGGTTGAAGCTTTTGGCTTTGGAGAGTCTGGAATAACGAGGGTTAATGGGGGAGGTGGGGACTGACCATGGCACTCACTGCAGAACAAAAACACTCCAGAAATCAGGCACTTGTAGGGCAACTCTTGAGGTAAGACAAGACTAACAAAAAGTCAATGACATTTAATGATGAGAAAAATCCTGTCAGGCAAACCCGAAGAATAAGTCCCATATGACATTGGTCGAGGAACAGGTAATAAAGAGTATTTGGGAAATGGAAACTCATCTTGGACCATGGCCAAGAGAATGGCATTGCAAGTCTAGAAACACAGCAGACCCCAAAATGCCTACTTATGGTAACCACATTTCTGCAATCAGTCATTGGTATCCAGGAATTCTGAAGCACCCCACTCGCAGTGGTCATTCACTTGAGTGAGTCTAAACGTATGGAAATGTAATATGTGACATGAAAAATCATGTGCAGATGGTGTCACACTAAAACGATTCCTGATAATATAACAAATGAAATATCATTGGCAGACGTGTACCAAACGTAACTTTGTGTATACATGCGGGTTGCATTTATCATCCTTGACGTTTTAACGGCATGTTGTCAATATTTTGCGCTTTCTATGTCACCTATCAGATGAAAGCAAATGTTTCCTCTGGTACACATACGCAGGTTTGGTCAAGCAAATTATTACCAACTAATACTTCATCCAATTGAAAAGACAGTTATGATAGAGTTGATGCGAGTACAGTATGTGACCGTTCTTTGATAAGAGAGCTGAGATGCTTACAAACATTATTCTGACTAAAGTAGATAAAGCCCTGCTT
This sequence is a window from Oncorhynchus mykiss isolate Arlee chromosome 13, USDA_OmykA_1.1, whole genome shotgun sequence. Protein-coding genes within it:
- the LOC110486213 gene encoding protein HEXIM1, with amino-acid sequence MTEPSIEKTHHLKTSDTPSGGRERVVEHPQTNERRGLETDGRGRYGDKQQQSESEGGVIPSDKLWQMQGGQREVCPRFVAGNALPKCPAATQPCQETGADAAGEGGLVAHGNSGDGPHEETLSQVQGECGKRSDSGSLGAGAAVDARQGKKKHRRRPSKKKRQWKPYFKLSWEEKKKLDERETERASRVRAEMFAKGLPVAPYNTTQFLMDEHDREEPDLNTESGPRRQLGTGARPEDTASEDDLFDVEEEEDYGSGGGSDGIGRPGNAGGEFLQRDFSETYEKYHIESLQNMSKQELVQEYLELEKCMSRLEEENTRLRRAANPNITNDSQVPQSDSARIRELEGELERLRAQNSEQRPHNQQSKEREQIVTLGD